The following is a genomic window from Neisseria zalophi.
AAACACGCAAGCTGCCCGACATACCCAGATGAATCAGCAACACGCCCGTTTTAAAATGAATCAACAGATATTTGGCACGGCGGGTACAGTTTAAAACCCGCTCCCCCTGCAAGGTTTCCGCCAAATCCGACGGCACGGGAAAGCGCAATTTAGGCTGGCGGACAACCACTTCCGCCACGGTTTTCCCCTCTATATGCGGGCTGATACCGCGCAGGGTCGTTTCAACTTCGGGCAATTCGGGCATAACGGGCTTTCGATAAACAGACAAACAGCGTTTATTGTATAACAAAGCCGGATACCAAACCCAATAACTATCAGGCTTTTATCAACAAACAAGCCGTCTGAATCTTTCAGACGGCTTGTGATTCATACCAAGCTCAAACCTTATTGCCAAACCAATAAAGCATGATTGCGTTTACCGCGGCGGATAATGGTGTATTTACCAAAACGTTTGAAATCATCGGTAATCAAATAAGCATCATCCGGTTTTTCAGGGGCATGATCCGCATTGTTTTTAACCGCTGCTTTGCCGTTTAACATAACCGCCCCGCTATTGAGAAAACCACGGGCTTCTTTATTTGATGCGGCCAAACCCGCACGCACCAATGTTTCCACCACATTCGGATTGCCCGACACTTCAAAAGCCGGCAGGCCGTCTAACGCCAACTGGCCGAAATCGGCTTCGGTTAGGCTGCTTTGGTCTTCGGCAAACAGGTTTTCCGAAATCCGTTGCGCCGCTTCCAATGCCGCTTCACCGTGAATCAGGCGGGTCATTTCTTCGGCAAGAATACGCTGCGCCTCCGGTTTGGTGCCGCTGGCTTTGTCTTTCGCCTCGATGGCATCAATGTCTTCCACGCTCAGGAAGGTGAAGTATTTCATAAACTTATACACATCGGCATCGGCCACTTTCAGCCAGAACTGATAAAACTGATAAGGCGATGTTTTCTCTGCACTCAGCCAAACCGCTCCGCCTTCGGTTTTGCCAAACTTAGTGCCGTCCGCTTTGGTCACCAATGGCAAAGTCAGGCCGTAAGCCGTTACCTTATTCAGACGGCGGCATAAATCGATACCGCCGGTAATATTGCCCCATTGGTCGGAACCGCCGATTTGCAAAACCGTACCGTGGCGGTTATTCAACTCGGCAAAGTCATAGCCTTGTAATAAAGCATAGGCAAATTCGGTAAACGAAATGCCGACATCATCGCGCTCGATACGCTGTTTGACCGATTCTTTGTTTAACATCGCGTTCACTGAAAAATGTTTACCGATGTCGCGCAAAAAATCCAAGCAGTTCATGCCGCCGAACCAATCATAGTTATTCGCCATAATAGCGGCATTTTCGCCTTCGAAACTTAAAAAAGGCTTCAATTGATTACGGATTTTTTCCACCCAGCCGGCAACGGTTTCCGCCGTATTCAGGCTGCGTTCCACCGCTTTAAAACTCGGGTCGCCAATCATGCCCGTGGCACCGCCCACCAAAGCCACAGGCGTATGCCCTGCCTGCTGAAAACGGCGCAATGCCAGCACCGGCAACAGATGGCCGATATGCAAACTGTCGGCAGTGGGGTCGAAACCGCAATAGAGAGAGATTTTCTG
Proteins encoded in this region:
- the tyrS gene encoding tyrosine--tRNA ligase is translated as MKSVIQDLQSRGLIAQTTDAEALDTLLNEQKISLYCGFDPTADSLHIGHLLPVLALRRFQQAGHTPVALVGGATGMIGDPSFKAVERSLNTAETVAGWVEKIRNQLKPFLSFEGENAAIMANNYDWFGGMNCLDFLRDIGKHFSVNAMLNKESVKQRIERDDVGISFTEFAYALLQGYDFAELNNRHGTVLQIGGSDQWGNITGGIDLCRRLNKVTAYGLTLPLVTKADGTKFGKTEGGAVWLSAEKTSPYQFYQFWLKVADADVYKFMKYFTFLSVEDIDAIEAKDKASGTKPEAQRILAEEMTRLIHGEAALEAAQRISENLFAEDQSSLTEADFGQLALDGLPAFEVSGNPNVVETLVRAGLAASNKEARGFLNSGAVMLNGKAAVKNNADHAPEKPDDAYLITDDFKRFGKYTIIRRGKRNHALLVWQ